The Corticium candelabrum chromosome 17, ooCorCand1.1, whole genome shotgun sequence genome has a segment encoding these proteins:
- the LOC134193226 gene encoding elongator complex protein 2-like isoform X2, producing the protein MKLSASLEYLSSGCNRSPGSVCWSNDAVAYGSSSNVVVYSSKLNKAILSLSGHRGRVNCVSWLKVVSRGSTRFQRSAEVLVSGSADNTVIVWKTNVEDGKLVAKLEGHTGPVTALATLLVISTKASDKMTLIATTSTDSSLRIWQQKNLGKFVQVQTIPFGRGFALSVDLAVLTECDGEVPFLVCGCDDSILHCYVWHGNEFNEVLALSGHGDWIRGVDMTVTGKTETVAFYLTNNESIGRLV; encoded by the exons ATGAAACTGTCGGCATCATTGGAGTATTTGAGCTCTGGATGCAATCGAAGTCCAGGAAGTGTCTGTTGGTCTAATGACGCTGTAGCCTACGGCTCGAGCAGCAATGTGGTTGTCTACTCATCCAAA TTGAATAAAGCGATTCTAAGTCTCTCGGGTCATCGAGGAAGAGTAAATTGTGTAAGTTGGCTTAAAGTTGTTTCACGTGGATCTACACGTTTCCAGAGATCTGCGGAGGTTTTGGTTTCTGGTTCGGCGGACAATACGGTTATCGTTTGGAAAACAAATGTTGAAGAT GGCAAACTTGTTGCAAAACTGGAAGGTCACACAGGTCCAGTAACAGCTCTTGCTACTCTGTTGGTTATAAGCACTAAAGCCAGTGACAAAATGACACTGATTGCCACAACCTCTACAGACTCATCGCTTCGCATCTGGCAGCAAAAGAACTTAG GTAAATTTGTCCAAGTTCAAACAATTCCGTTTGGTCGCGGGTTTGCTCTGAGTGTGGATCTTGCTGTATTGACAGAGTGTGATG gtgaAGTTCCATTCTTGGTGTGTGGCTGTGACGACTCTATACTTCACTGTTATGTTTGGCATGGCAATGAGTTTAATGAAGTATTGGCTCTTAGTGGGCATGGAGATTGGATTAGAGGTGTTGATATGACAGTTACAGGTAAGACAGAGACTGTCGCATTTTATTTGACTAACAATGAGTCAATCGGTAGATTAGTGTGA
- the LOC134193226 gene encoding elongator complex protein 2-like isoform X4, giving the protein MKLSASLEYLSSGCNRSPGSVCWSNDAVAYGSSSNVVVYSSKLNKAILSLSGHRGRVNCGKLVAKLEGHTGPVTALATLLVISTKASDKMTLIATTSTDSSLRIWQQKNLGKFVQVQTIPFGRGFALSVDLAVLTECDGEVPFLVCGCDDSILHCYVWHGNEFNEVLALSGHGDWIRGVDMTVTGQYQHHSCHLHRMHSGNIYSLSKLPSCCVAKGTHCAARRSKPL; this is encoded by the exons ATGAAACTGTCGGCATCATTGGAGTATTTGAGCTCTGGATGCAATCGAAGTCCAGGAAGTGTCTGTTGGTCTAATGACGCTGTAGCCTACGGCTCGAGCAGCAATGTGGTTGTCTACTCATCCAAA TTGAATAAAGCGATTCTAAGTCTCTCGGGTCATCGAGGAAGAGTAAATTGT GGCAAACTTGTTGCAAAACTGGAAGGTCACACAGGTCCAGTAACAGCTCTTGCTACTCTGTTGGTTATAAGCACTAAAGCCAGTGACAAAATGACACTGATTGCCACAACCTCTACAGACTCATCGCTTCGCATCTGGCAGCAAAAGAACTTAG GTAAATTTGTCCAAGTTCAAACAATTCCGTTTGGTCGCGGGTTTGCTCTGAGTGTGGATCTTGCTGTATTGACAGAGTGTGATG gtgaAGTTCCATTCTTGGTGTGTGGCTGTGACGACTCTATACTTCACTGTTATGTTTGGCATGGCAATGAGTTTAATGAAGTATTGGCTCTTAGTGGGCATGGAGATTGGATTAGAGGTGTTGATATGACAGTTACAG GTCAGTACCAGCATCACAGTTGCCACCTTCACAGGATGCATTCAGGCAACATATATTCTTTGAGCAAACTACCAAGCTGCTGCGTGGCGAAGGGCACCCATTGCGCAGCTAGACGTTCCAAGCCCTTATAA
- the LOC134193226 gene encoding elongator complex protein 2-like isoform X5 translates to MSSVPRNSSQLQTEYFSPVPLLFLQNLSSQPLQAFQPGKLVAKLEGHTGPVTALATLLVISTKASDKMTLIATTSTDSSLRIWQQKNLGKFVQVQTIPFGRGFALSVDLAVLTECDGEVPFLVCGCDDSILHCYVWHGNEFNEVLALSGHGDWIRGVDMTVTGQYQHHSCHLHRMHSGNIYSLSKLPSCCVAKGTHCAARRSKPL, encoded by the exons ATGTCTTCAGTTCCGAGAAATTCGTCGCAGCTTCAAACAGAATATTTTTCGCCCGTTCCACTTCTGTTTCTCCAAAACCTTTCATCACAACCTCTGCAAGCTTTTCAGCCG GGCAAACTTGTTGCAAAACTGGAAGGTCACACAGGTCCAGTAACAGCTCTTGCTACTCTGTTGGTTATAAGCACTAAAGCCAGTGACAAAATGACACTGATTGCCACAACCTCTACAGACTCATCGCTTCGCATCTGGCAGCAAAAGAACTTAG GTAAATTTGTCCAAGTTCAAACAATTCCGTTTGGTCGCGGGTTTGCTCTGAGTGTGGATCTTGCTGTATTGACAGAGTGTGATG gtgaAGTTCCATTCTTGGTGTGTGGCTGTGACGACTCTATACTTCACTGTTATGTTTGGCATGGCAATGAGTTTAATGAAGTATTGGCTCTTAGTGGGCATGGAGATTGGATTAGAGGTGTTGATATGACAGTTACAG GTCAGTACCAGCATCACAGTTGCCACCTTCACAGGATGCATTCAGGCAACATATATTCTTTGAGCAAACTACCAAGCTGCTGCGTGGCGAAGGGCACCCATTGCGCAGCTAGACGTTCCAAGCCCTTATAA
- the LOC134193226 gene encoding elongator complex protein 2-like isoform X3, with protein MKLSASLEYLSSGCNRSPGSVCWSNDAVAYGSSSNVVVYSSKLNKAILSLSGHRGRVNCVSWLKVVSRGSTRFQRSAEVLVSGSADNTVIVWKTNVEDGKLVAKLEGHTGPVTALATLLVISTKASDKMTLIATTSTDSSLRIWQQKNLGKFVQVQTIPFGRGFALSVDLAVLTECDGEVPFLVCGCDDSILHCYVWHGNEFNEVLALSGHGDWIRGVDMTVTGCETARNTNKP; from the exons ATGAAACTGTCGGCATCATTGGAGTATTTGAGCTCTGGATGCAATCGAAGTCCAGGAAGTGTCTGTTGGTCTAATGACGCTGTAGCCTACGGCTCGAGCAGCAATGTGGTTGTCTACTCATCCAAA TTGAATAAAGCGATTCTAAGTCTCTCGGGTCATCGAGGAAGAGTAAATTGTGTAAGTTGGCTTAAAGTTGTTTCACGTGGATCTACACGTTTCCAGAGATCTGCGGAGGTTTTGGTTTCTGGTTCGGCGGACAATACGGTTATCGTTTGGAAAACAAATGTTGAAGAT GGCAAACTTGTTGCAAAACTGGAAGGTCACACAGGTCCAGTAACAGCTCTTGCTACTCTGTTGGTTATAAGCACTAAAGCCAGTGACAAAATGACACTGATTGCCACAACCTCTACAGACTCATCGCTTCGCATCTGGCAGCAAAAGAACTTAG GTAAATTTGTCCAAGTTCAAACAATTCCGTTTGGTCGCGGGTTTGCTCTGAGTGTGGATCTTGCTGTATTGACAGAGTGTGATG gtgaAGTTCCATTCTTGGTGTGTGGCTGTGACGACTCTATACTTCACTGTTATGTTTGGCATGGCAATGAGTTTAATGAAGTATTGGCTCTTAGTGGGCATGGAGATTGGATTAGAGGTGTTGATATGACAGTTACAG GTTGCGAAACAGCGAGAAATACCAACAAGCCTTGA
- the LOC134193226 gene encoding elongator complex protein 2-like isoform X1, protein MKLSASLEYLSSGCNRSPGSVCWSNDAVAYGSSSNVVVYSSKLNKAILSLSGHRGRVNCVSWLKVVSRGSTRFQRSAEVLVSGSADNTVIVWKTNVEDGKLVAKLEGHTGPVTALATLLVISTKASDKMTLIATTSTDSSLRIWQQKNLGKFVQVQTIPFGRGFALSVDLAVLTECDGEVPFLVCGCDDSILHCYVWHGNEFNEVLALSGHGDWIRGVDMTVTGQYQHHSCHLHRMHSGNIYSLSKLPSCCVAKGTHCAARRSKPL, encoded by the exons ATGAAACTGTCGGCATCATTGGAGTATTTGAGCTCTGGATGCAATCGAAGTCCAGGAAGTGTCTGTTGGTCTAATGACGCTGTAGCCTACGGCTCGAGCAGCAATGTGGTTGTCTACTCATCCAAA TTGAATAAAGCGATTCTAAGTCTCTCGGGTCATCGAGGAAGAGTAAATTGTGTAAGTTGGCTTAAAGTTGTTTCACGTGGATCTACACGTTTCCAGAGATCTGCGGAGGTTTTGGTTTCTGGTTCGGCGGACAATACGGTTATCGTTTGGAAAACAAATGTTGAAGAT GGCAAACTTGTTGCAAAACTGGAAGGTCACACAGGTCCAGTAACAGCTCTTGCTACTCTGTTGGTTATAAGCACTAAAGCCAGTGACAAAATGACACTGATTGCCACAACCTCTACAGACTCATCGCTTCGCATCTGGCAGCAAAAGAACTTAG GTAAATTTGTCCAAGTTCAAACAATTCCGTTTGGTCGCGGGTTTGCTCTGAGTGTGGATCTTGCTGTATTGACAGAGTGTGATG gtgaAGTTCCATTCTTGGTGTGTGGCTGTGACGACTCTATACTTCACTGTTATGTTTGGCATGGCAATGAGTTTAATGAAGTATTGGCTCTTAGTGGGCATGGAGATTGGATTAGAGGTGTTGATATGACAGTTACAG GTCAGTACCAGCATCACAGTTGCCACCTTCACAGGATGCATTCAGGCAACATATATTCTTTGAGCAAACTACCAAGCTGCTGCGTGGCGAAGGGCACCCATTGCGCAGCTAGACGTTCCAAGCCCTTATAA